The genomic interval cggattgcacaggctaatctgggacgacactttaagcccagttttcgcagaacaagacacatatgatttATTGAGCCTccttctgtgaaaacagggcttgatCATATACGTCAAGTTTATTATAGCTCAGTTTTCAAGCTGCTTCATTGCCAAATCTGAGCATTAACCTGTGAGTGCCACCTTTGCCTATCAAATAGGGAGACGGGTGTCACATTCGAGACGTTGTCTTATTACAGTTTACATTTATgtccaattttgttttaatatatggcCAAGGTATTGCTGAGATTATGTCCAGAATGACATCAGTACAGACTGACattgcgactgctatatgccgccTTCTTCAAAGAGTTGCAAAAGGTTGCATAAAACCCTTTCctaatcagaagcaaagtgaaaatggctacatgcaaccagcTTAAAActacagtctgttcaggtttcatgctgtttgctgctcatcaatatcttaaggtttgaaataaaagtttaaaaaattgaATCTATTTTAATAGAAACGTCTAaaacttaatttgattttctaagaaaCTTCAAACGCGTCAAAGTGCGTATGGGATTGGTAACagcttaaacaacaacaaaactcttaCTAGAAGCATGTCCATCTTCTGTCTCAGGCCTTCAAGAGTGTTAATCACGGGTGGAGTCTTTCTCCCAAAGTCGTGCGGGATCACCGTGTAAAACTGTGAGGAGAGAGTCGCAAGATTGGCTTTGCTCTTTTTATCCAACACCTTCTCGATTTCGTCCAGCACTTCAAATCCCTTGGCGATCTGACCCTTGCTCAGTTTACCAAGAGGCATTTTTTTGACATCTGACAATCAAAACAACATTTGTGATTGGCAATTATAATGtaatgtacagtccgcacaggctaactagagctttgttacagacgtgacgaatacccccacatgccgcattgactcataatattttgcatgtcgtcttcacaaaaaacagtggacaccatgctcaatttttaaaaggcactaagtgaccccttgacctattttttgacccagaaaggccaatgttctaacttggccttaacatcatctccataaaacttatgacaaagtttggtgaagatcggatgtaaactacttgaattagagagcggacaccatgctgaatgttaaaaaacgcactaagtgaccccgtgacctagttttaggcctggaatgacccatgttcaaacttgtcctagagatcatttagataaaacttgtgaccaagtttggtgaggattggatgaaaactacttgaattagagagcggacaacatggtgaggtttaaaacgcactaagataccccgtgacctagtttttgacccggcatgacccatattcaaacttgacctagacatcatctagatacaacttctgaccaagtttggtgaagattggatgaaaactatttgaattagagagcggacaacattgtgatgtttaaaatgcactaagtgaccccgtgaccttgttgttgacccggcatggcccatgtttgaacatgacctacacatcatctagttacaacttcagaccaagtgtggtaaagatcagatttaaactacttgaaatagagagcggacaccatgctgaatgtgtaaaacgtactgaGTGACACTGTGACGTAGTTTTTGAtctagcatggcccatgttcaaacttgaccttcagatcatctagataaaacttctgaccaagtttggtgaagatcagatgaaaactacttgaataagagagaggacaccatgctgaatgttaaaaaacgcactaagtgatcccgtgacctagtttttgacccggcaaggcccatgtttgaacttggccttacgatcatctagatacaacttctgaccaagtttggtgaagatcgaatgaaaactacctgaattagagagcggacaacatgctgaatgtttaaaacacactaagtgaccccgtgacctagatttgacccggcaaggctcatgttcgaacttggcttagacatcatgtagatacaacttctgaccaaatttggtgaagatcagatgaaaactacttgaattagagagtggacaacatgttgaatgtttaaaacgcactaagtgaccccgtgacctagtttttgacctggcaaggcccatgttcgaacttggcctagacatcatctagatacaacttctgaccaagtttggtgaagatcagatgcaaaactacttgaacaaggctattgtcaagcaatatggttcccctaccggctccaccattgtcagaaattccaccattttcagattttatttttttttggttgccatagcaaccacaattttttatgtaaaaacaaaataaaatgaagtgcataatgtccatattgccatctatccatgttccaagtttcatgaaaaaatattcagaacttttaaagtaatcgcaagatccagaaaaccaccattttcagcagtatttctagtctatttgttgccatagcaaccagaatttttgacgtaggaacaaaatgaaatgacgtgcataatgtccatattgccatctttccatgttccaagtttaatgaaaaaatattaagaactttttaagttattgcaggatccggAAAAGtgtaacggacagacggactgacagacggagcgcaaaccataagtcctctccggtgaaaccggtaggggacaattagagagcggacaacatgctgaatgtttaaaacgcactaagtgaccacgaaacctagtttttgacccggcaaggcccatgttcgaacttggcctagacatcatgtagattcaacttctgaccaagtttgatgaagatcgaatgaaaactacttgaattagagagcagacacttaatacagaccgacagacagaccgacagacaagttcacccctatatacccccctaaactttgtttgtgtgggtataataagggcgacactttctgcctagactgtaTTATCGCTAAGATAATACTTCCTTCATattaaaaataccatgaaaggagagtatcgtccctgataagcctgtgcagactgcccaggaTAATCTAAGACAAGACTTTaaacacatgcagtaagccccatttacccagagcaaggcttaaTTAAGAAGTTATTTTTCATAGTTAAATGTTCATGTGTAGAATATTAATCAAGACCGAGTTAGCCCAAattatataatagtaaaatatttgAATGCAGAGAGCTTTTTATTGAGAGATAAATATGAGgaaatatcatataaatattctgcattttaaatgataactatACTTAACTGTGCTATGTGGGTACACTTGTTTTAAAATGATCTTTTTACTACATATTATTTGGTTCTTTGTCAATAGGATATTAAGGTGTACCATGTAAAAAGAATTACCGGCAACATAACTGGACATACTGAAAAATGAACAAACCCCTTTTAAGTGTAACTCATCCAATATTCAACATATTCTTTGACCATGCAcaagtatatttattaaataacgaCTATTTAGGATTATTTTATCCTcattctgggaacactgggcttaatgcatttgcaatctgcaaaggctaatcagagacgacacgttccacttttatggcattttaagtttaaaggcaGTCTTTACGAtcatcttaacgaaaatccagagtcacttcttaacgaaaatctagtttaggcggaaagtgtagtccctgatttgcctgaccttactgcacatactaatctgggatgacactgtatgcacatgcatttaacccagttttctcagaacgaaaCTTATTTTCGGAAACAGCTGTGATATCtcaatttaattcaaaacttTTGCTAtgatttttgaaacaaaaaacagaGTTTGCCATTGTTAAGTAAGGAAAACAAAGTGTCTGCCTAGAACTGAATAATCCAGTGTTTGATCCCCATTCAGGTATAGGTCCCAACATCATAAAGACAATAGATAGTTCTTCCCAGGTACCAAAAAAGATTTTATGATTCTAATACATTTAGTACAATCGTTCTAAAATAATATCACATGTCCTAACTAAAACTAACaacaaatatcttttaaaaagataaaagGCGTTGGTGTTAATTGGTTTTTGTTGGTTATATCTATTTTCATTGAAGGTTTTAGAActgcaaaaacaatatttatttattttattccagTTTTGCATTTGGGCCTACTGGAAAGACATTTTCTTTTAGATATTATTGGCTGTAGATAAAGGTCAATTTAGGTGAAAACCTGGAATAGACAGCtaaagtgaaaaaaatacaaatggaGTTACCTACCAATATCAAATTTCTTCATGGTGTCCCTAAACATGTCGTGGTCAAATATCAGCTGTAGAAGACTCTGCGTTGGCTTATCCAGCTTGGATGGGGCCGTCTTCTTgcctgatgctgctgctgctacagttACAGATGCCGCCTGTGCAAATGAAAGTCCACAATTATGAAGAATTCAAGTATACAAGTCTTAGATATTGGTATAACTCATAAAGATCATAATAAACCCTGCTTTCAAAATTCAAAACCTACTTGCCAACAGTTCACAGCTTGCATAAAGATAATGCTGTTCATGTTATTGGTTCATACACATTATTATTTGAATAACCCAATAATTTACTTTTACCTTACACTACGCCTTTATGAATATATCCTATTCTTATCAACAGCCATATAAACTTTTTCTTACAGAGGACCAATCAGACAATGCATTAAACAGAAATTTTAAGAGACACAAATTATGTAAACAGGAGCAGTGGACTACTATCTGAAATGGTTTTCTTTGTTTTGAGGTCGttattacatttgtattacaTAGCTTCATATTGCTCATTTTCCGTGTGCAgtttattttgaaacaatttaCCACCTAATGTTGgttttctttcttgttttgtgTCTATTTTCATCAAAATATCTTAATTTAACCATGAATGACAGGTACCGTAACAGAGAGGGCGtaatttgggttataaataacaGAGAAGATACTGAACAgctttaaagggccttttcacggtttggtaaattgacaaaattgaaaaaagttgtttcagactcgcaaattttcattttagttatgatatttgtgaggaaacagtaatactgaacatttaccatgcactatagccattatatgcatcttttgacgatttaaaaagctgaaaattatcaagcattgcaacgcaaaacaattgaataatttggagagttctgttgttgtagttatattttgtgaaactacgaagattgcttatataaaatgtaaaatacatccgtcatacatacttggcaggatggccgagtggtcaaattTGTtgagtttttactccaggactccaggggtcagtggttcgagccctgctgaggtttactctttttctactttttttaattttatgctttatttttatactggagctttttagatccaatgtttacatttatcaatataaatcatataatgaaaaacttcaaaacatgccaaaatctgtgaaaaggcccctttaacaccatgattatattattttaaactcAATTACTGGTACACAGTTGTTTCAGTTGCATATCCTTGATGTTTGTCTCTAGTATGCTGTAGTTTATCCCCAGAATAGGCCATTAAGTTGTATTTAGGCCATTTATCAGGCTTCTGCAAGCATTTACGACCTCATAAATGTGCATTAACCcaatactatttatttatttttatttttgctattttaaaagcatttttgtcAAATCCAGTTTGGTCAGTAAACGTACTTAAAATTGTCTTGCTTAAGCTGGTTAACCAGTACTAAAAGGCACATACTCATGCCTGGAACTgtcaactgccctacttgaatcagaagGGAAGGGAGGTAACTgtcaactgccctacttgaatcagaagGGAAGGGAGGTAACTGTCAACTGCCCTACGTGAATTAGAAGGGAAGGGAGGTAACTgtcaactgccctacttgaatcagaagGGAAGGGAGGTAACTgtcaactgccctacttgaatcagaagGGAAGGGAGGTAACTgtcaactgccctacttgaatcagaagGGAAGGGAGGTAACTgtcaactgccctacttgaatcagaagGGAAGGGAGAACAGCCACAGAAGTAATTTCATGACTAATCAAAACATAATTAATGGACTGAGTTGGAAAACAAACCAACCATCCTCCATGATGTGCAGTCCAGCTCTGGCATACCGGTAACTAAACTAGATGACCCAATTTTATACCTATGATGAAAAAAGAGCCACACTTTGcgaaaatgtggcttaatgcatgtacattaagtgtcttcccagattagctgtttcaatctgtacaggctaatcaggaacaccACTTTCcacttagactggatttttgtttagaagagacttcctctaaatgaaaaattccataaaagtgaaaTGTTTCTTctcttaattagcctgtgcagactgcacagtctaatccaggacaacactttacgcatttgcattacaccctgttttccaagagcacAGCTCAATGAATTGTGCACCACTCACTGGAGCGTCTACTTCATCCTCATCAGCCATCTCTATGAGTGTGTATTTTCCAGAAGACGGTTTGAAGTTGCTGCGATCTTCCCATTTATTGCGCGTCTTGTCCTTGAACTTCTTTTCAAAATCTGCATAATACCATTTATGTACAACCGTAAAGGAAATGACAATGCCAATTTATCTTGGTTCAAAATCTGCATGACATAATGAACGTAAAACTGTAAAGGAATAACAATGGCAATTTATGTTGGTTCAAAATCTGCATGACATAATGAACgtaaaattgtaaaggaaataACAATGGCAATTTATCTTGTTAAAAATCTGCATGACAAATGCTGAATATCTTGTTTAAAAATCTTCATGGCATCATAAAAGTACAACTGTAAAGGAAATAACAAAACCAAGGTATTTTGGTTAAAAATCAGCATGACACCATAACGTAAAACCATAAAGGAAATAACCATTAACCATACCAAAGTATATTGGTTGCAAACTACAGCGAAGATTAATTGTAAGTAATCTTCCTCTTTCTAAGTTTTATAATCAAGCCTTAATACGGCCTGCTTCTTGAGATGAGACTGAACGAGAGAATATCAACGTAAACCTGGGCTAATATTCACCAACCAATGTTAAGACTGaagtataaaaataacaaatatttttttaacggtTTTGTTCTCATAGTGTTATACAGTTCAATATGacacaaaagtgaaaacctcttATGACACAATTCTTCATTGTAACGACTTTATTTTTGATAAAGCAAAATGTATAGCCTGTTTATCAATAATTCAAAGCCGAACATATTTTCTTGATTTCTTATTCTAAGATTGGGCTGATTAATACGAACCCAGAGTGTAACAACTGAATACCTGCTGATCTTACCAAATGTATTAGGGTGGTATAACCATGTAATACGTACCAGTAACCTTTAATGAAAAAAGATGCATTATTTTGAAGAAAGAATACATTGGCACTTGCATATCTTCATGAATAAGGGGCAAGGCATGAAAGTTTGATTGTTGCACACATTTGTTGGGGGATATCGTAAATAATTCTAACAAATTCTTAAATCAATAAGATGATATTGTAGGTTCTGCTTGTAATGTAAGCTATTATAATTTGAATCATACACCTATGTGTTCATAGTTGACCAAGTTGAAGTGAATTGTAACCAAATGGCTGAAATATAAATCTGTTTAGTAACAGCACTTTAAAAGTGTATAATGGTCCAAAATCATTGAgtgatataattaaaaaatagatCGTTGTCATTTGCAATATCATTACCTGCAAAATGTACCAATTATTGGGTTAAATTAACTTAAATGTAAACCTTCATTATAGAAATTACCTTTAACTGCTGCATCTCTGCCTATAGGCCCTTTCATAGCATTGGCTCCAGCTTCACCCTGAAGAAAAGaatcaacacaggctaatcaggaccaacactttgcgcttttatggtatttttcgtttaaaggaagctgttttttttaaatgaaaatccattctaggcagaaattgtcgtccctgattagccagtgcagactggtgttctgtgacaacactttacacacatgcataaagcccaaagCAAGCCTCATATATGAATGCTTTACCATCGTCATAACTCATGTTGGCTAAAATTTGTTGTACTTCAAGACATATAATGTAGTGGAAATGAAATAGGCCTTGCTCTGTGataaggggttttaatgcatgtgcataaagccgtgtcccagattagcctgtgcagtccacacaggctaatcagggacaacattttccacttttattatatttttttatttcaagaaagtgtcttcttacatgtagcaaaaatcaatttaagacgggaagtgtcatccctgataagcctgtgcagactgcacaggctaatctggggcctgggatgacactgtacacacatgcattaaacccccttttcacagagcaccgctAAAATATATTCTGTGAGGTCTGACGATGAAAGCAATACAGACAATCAGCATATTAAATTCTTACCACTCTTCCCCAGCGATTCCAGGCATAAAAGTTGCCTCCCTTTTCAAGGACCTGTATCACATAGtacttgttgttgttgtcaccGATGTTTGTCTGGTTCAGCATGCAGTCATAATCATCAAGGACCTGTGATAGGAAAAATATGAGAAAACCAACTGTTgtcaaattaaccctttgcatgctgggaaatttgtcatctgataaaaaaatgttgtctgctgaatttctaaaagaatactatcagaatagcaaacagtttggatcctgatgagacgccacgttctatggcgtctcatctggatccaaactgtttgcaaaggcattcaaaatttggttccagcactgaaagagttaagatgAATATCTGCAGCTGTCATGTATTATATGTGAACTTACAGCTGAATATTTAAGATGCTGCATCAGTGTATCTTGTCTGTAAAATAATAGAATTGTTGTGCAAATATACGCATACTTTTTTAAAGGTATGCATTACAAAGGTATCAATTtatgtgttttcagtgtaatgACTTCTCTACCAAccaaacaattttgaaaatattgtggtggttatattttacattctTGAGcaaaatatttcattgtttattgataaAGTAATCCTtatctacatgtacatgccaAAGTGGTAAAGCTGCATTATTTTATGGAAACAAATTTTGACATTAAATGATGGATGTCACAAAATATTTTGGTTGAAACCATTGTTTCTATTattgtttcaattatttcaaATGACTTTGCTATTTGGCAATTTAGGTAAAAACAAACCATATTTTACCATCTGTTCACTTTGACAACCACCTTTTCTTTTTTCAACCTCCATTATTAAGTGTTTACAAATAACATGTACAGTGTGCTCTGTCATGTGACTTAATCGACAAAGCAAGTGATgctatgtaaataaacaaaaactgaaAATGCTGTCAGCTTTTTTCCCTAAAAATTAATTTTTCACTATTATTTCAAATGTATCAATATTGGCAGAAGGGAGTTAGTCATACTTTGTGGAATGTCAACCGGTttctaaattatttgtttaatgagGGACATCAACAAATTTCTGAAAAACAAATTCAGTATCtataataaattgaaacaaaaaatgtgaCCATTTCAAGAAACtagttgttttaactttttaattatcaattaaatagTTGAATTTAGATAACTTTGCAAGAAAGGTTGAATAATAGATTTATACACACACaattacaaaatatttcaaaCTCAAGATTTGAGCAGatacaatatgtatattttttagtATCAGTGTCCTTGACCTCACTGGCCCAAATGCAATCCTCGCTAGATCATTATATCAGGTCACTGATATTAAATATACATGATACTATTAAAGCAGAAGAAcagtcgagcgtgctgtcttgGATCAGCTCTTGttagatttaaaatatattttagtcaAAGACTTTCAAAAACATAGTTTATCAGACATGTCTGCCTTTCAACATTTTATGACAGCACTTTGGTGCTTGAGACAATTTGGCAACTGTTTTCTTcatagaaaacaacaacaattaaacacCCCGAAAAGATATTACTCAGCGCAGTACAATGAATATGCTTGCAAACAAGTAAAATACAGAAATACATTACAGCTGGATAAGATAAAGGTATGTTAAGTTCAGCCACTGGCAGCAATGACCATAAACATTAGATTCCATACTGTATAAGAAGCTGCCAAAGGCACATAGGTATCCACTTTGTGGGACTTCTTTCCGCCGACTTTCTTGTCCTCTGCCTTCAGTTTGGCGGCCGCATCTTTCAGGGTTGCAGGGGCTGCAGGCTCTTCGACCTTGACCTTCTTACCTCCCTTGGCCTTTGCTCCTGCTGCTGCCTTTCGCTTTGGGGGCATCTGAGAAAATAGCAGTGATGTTTGTGACATTTGGAGTTATGACTATTTTACCGTTTCTGATGCAAAAATACATTGTGTATTTTCAGATTAAGTTGTGCAGTACAAAGCAAAAAAGACAGCAAACACAAAACCACTCATTTACTTTTACGATGAGCACACTTCAATCCACTTAACACTGGCTGATAATAGTTTGAATAAAACAAAGATGGGCTACATTATTGCACCTGAACCAAATGTTCAGCCCTGTCATTCAAGAAAGCTTGACACAAGTACTGAACAAAGATATAACAACCTGTGCAATGTCACAAGCAGGCAACACATCTTTGTCAACCAGCACAATGTACCACAACTGTGCAGTGTCCAATGAATGCAACAAATGCATTTCACCACATGTAGTTTTACaaggaaaaaacaacacaagtaTGAAAACCTGAAAATATCCGAAGAATGAAAAGCATGAAAACGCTGACAGGTATCTCAATCTGCACAATGTCATAAGCATTCAACAGAGACAGGCATGTCAATCTGCATAATGTCACAAGCATGCAACACAGACAGGTATGTCAATCTGCATAATGTAATAAGCATGCTAGACTGACAGGCATGTAAATATACACAATGTCACAAGCATGCAGCACAGACAGATATGCTAATCTACACAATGTCACAAGCATGCAACACAGACAGGTATGTCAATCTGCACAATGTCACAAACATGCTAGACTTACAGATATGCCAATCTACACAATGTCACAATCATGCAACACAGACAGGTTCTGCAATCTGCACAATGTCACAAGCATGTTATACAGATAGGTATGTCAATCTGCACAATGTCATAAGCATGTAACACAGACAGGTATGTCAATCTGTACAATGTCATAAGCATGTAACACAGACAGATATGTCAATCTGCACAATGTCATAAGCATACAACACAGGCAGGAATGTCAATCTGCACAATGTCATAAGCATGTAACACAGACAGGATGTCAATCTGTTCAATGTCATAGGCATGCAACACAGACAGGTATGTAAATCTGCACAATGTCATAAGCATGCAACACATACAGGTACGACAATCTGCACAATGTCATAAGCATGCAACACAGACAGAAATGTCAATCTGCACAATGTCATAAGCATGCAACACAGACAGGTATGTCAATCTGAACAATGTCATAAGCATGTAACACAGACAGATATATCAATCTGCACAATGTCATAAGCATGCAACACAGACATATATGTCAATCTGCACAATGTCATAAGCATGCAACACAGGCAGATATGTAAATCTGTAC from Dreissena polymorpha isolate Duluth1 chromosome 1, UMN_Dpol_1.0, whole genome shotgun sequence carries:
- the LOC127880663 gene encoding protein mono-ADP-ribosyltransferase PARP3-like; this translates as MPPKRKAAAGAKAKGGKKVKVEEPAAPATLKDAAAKLKAEDKKVGGKKSHKVDTYVPLAASYTVLDDYDCMLNQTNIGDNNNKYYVIQVLEKGGNFYAWNRWGRVGEAGANAMKGPIGRDAAVKDFEKKFKDKTRNKWEDRSNFKPSSGKYTLIEMADEDEVDAPAASVTVAAAASGKKTAPSKLDKPTQSLLQLIFDHDMFRDTMKKFDIDVKKMPLGKLSKGQIAKGFEVLDEIEKVLDKKSKANLATLSSQFYTVIPHDFGRKTPPVINTLEGLRQKMDMLLVLGDIEIAQSLQKEKDRKIGDVTGDTLPNPIDVNYGLLNCELEYLDQKSPEFKVIQTYTENTSGGWRKPKIKEVWKVSRIGEDKRFAEHKSITNRKLLWHGTSVAVVAAILKSGLRIMPHSGGRVGSGIYFASENGKSSCYVGTIGTKGIMFLNEVALGMEHHVDTNQSHLKAAPAGYDCVIAQGNTEPDPVKNTTLKFDGQTVVVPQGKPIPNPGWNHSHFSQSEYLIYKESQNRIRYLLLMEF